GGCGTTACGGCTCCCAAGCTGATCCACTCCGTCGAACCGGAGTTCTCGGACAAGGCTCGGAAGAAGAAAGTCGGAGGCAACTGCCTTGTCTCTTTCATCGTTCGCACAGATGGCACACCCACAGACATACACCTCACGAGATCAATCGCCGATTCAGTCCCACAGAAGGACCGAGAGGTCGCGCTTACTCTCGATCAAAACTGTGTCAAAGCGGTGGAGCAGTATCGGTTCGAACCCGCAAGCTATCGCGGCAGTCCTGTTCCGTTTGAGCTTAAGGTCGAAGTGAACTTCCGGATCTACTAGACCCATCCCGAACTTCC
The nucleotide sequence above comes from Tunturibacter empetritectus. Encoded proteins:
- a CDS encoding energy transducer TonB; the protein is MRTLAQLSLALLFTACIVPGTQASQRSASSPPDAHQTLPAKPSRPNPDSAGNYHAGDGVTAPKLIHSVEPEFSDKARKKKVGGNCLVSFIVRTDGTPTDIHLTRSIADSVPQKDREVALTLDQNCVKAVEQYRFEPASYRGSPVPFELKVEVNFRIY